The proteins below are encoded in one region of Campylobacter helveticus:
- a CDS encoding lytic transglycosylase domain-containing protein, which translates to MRQIFIITFLITTLSANYYIEAGKRFGIDPQLLWTIAYKESRLNPNIISKKNKNGSYDIGIMQINSIHLPRLKKQYGISKEDLLNPKINIFIGAEILKMCFNKHGLNEKAITCYNGRIKNNNYGKEVLSLLKEARENNGRMQK; encoded by the coding sequence TTGAGGCAGATTTTTATTATAACATTTCTCATTACAACTCTTAGTGCCAACTACTATATAGAAGCAGGGAAAAGATTTGGGATAGACCCTCAGCTTTTATGGACTATCGCCTATAAAGAAAGTAGGCTTAATCCAAATATTATCAGTAAGAAAAACAAAAATGGAAGCTATGATATAGGCATAATGCAAATTAATAGTATTCATTTGCCTAGACTTAAAAAACAATATGGAATTAGCAAAGAGGATTTACTAAACCCAAAAATCAATATCTTTATAGGTGCAGAAATTTTAAAAATGTGTTTTAATAAGCACGGCTTAAATGAAAAAGCTATCACTTGCTATAACGGCAGAATCAAGAATAATAATTATGGCAAAGAGGTGCTTTCTTTACTCAAAGAAGCTAGAGAAAACAATGGAAGAATGCAAAAATAA
- a CDS encoding thermonuclease family protein, giving the protein MTLINLLKRILKTKKITFSLVIAIVIFIISQSPSLSSSLNHNILSNLNLTHFLPQNTTLTYSNIQGRVLRVIDGDTIELLVKQEDIKQSPKIKVRLFGIDAPEKKQAFGKEAKEYLSSLILDKEIILIINDKDKYQRTIGTILLNDKDINKEMVKNGYAWAYESYSTKYLAEQADAQMFKLGLWKDENAIKPSEFRNKNR; this is encoded by the coding sequence ATGACATTAATCAACCTACTCAAAAGAATACTAAAAACAAAGAAGATAACTTTTTCTTTAGTTATCGCTATTGTTATTTTTATAATAAGTCAAAGTCCAAGCTTATCTTCAAGCTTAAACCACAATATACTTTCAAACCTTAATCTCACTCACTTTTTACCACAAAACACCACTCTAACTTACTCCAACATACAAGGAAGAGTTTTAAGAGTGATAGACGGAGATACCATAGAATTATTAGTGAAGCAAGAAGACATTAAACAAAGTCCTAAGATTAAAGTGCGTTTATTTGGCATAGACGCCCCTGAGAAAAAACAAGCTTTTGGAAAAGAAGCAAAAGAATATTTAAGCTCTCTCATTTTAGATAAGGAAATAATCCTCATCATTAACGATAAAGATAAATATCAAAGAACTATAGGCACAATCCTTTTAAACGATAAAGACATTAATAAAGAAATGGTTAAAAATGGTTATGCGTGGGCTTATGAAAGCTATTCTACAAAATATTTAGCCGAACAAGCAGACGCACAAATGTTTAAACTAGGACTTTGGAAAGATGAAAATGCTATAAAGCCTAGTGAGTTTAGGAATAAAAATCGTTAG